DNA from Streptomyces rishiriensis:
CCGGCCGCTACACGATCCTCGAACACCTCGACCTCAAGACCGAACAGATCAAGGACATCTACGCCGACTATGTCAAGGCCATCGGTAGCTGAACTCAGACCGGTCGTCCACCCTCCGGGGGTGAAGGACCGGCGCAGCGGTGAGCACTGGATGGGGCGCCTCTACATGCGTGAGGTGTCCCTGCGGGTCGACCGCTACCTGGTGAACACCAGGGTCACGCCCAACCAGCTCACGTACCTGATGACCGTCTTCGGCGTGCTCGCGGCCCCGGCCCTGCTGGTGCCGGGGATCGCGGGCGCCGTGCTCGGCGTGGTGTGCGTCCAGATGTACCTGCTGCTGGACTGCGTCGACGGCGAGATCGCCCGCTGGAAGAAGCAGTACTCGCTCGGCGGGGTCTACCTGGACCGGGTCGGCGCGTATCTCACCGACGCCGCCGTCCTGGTCGGCTTCGGCCTGCGCGCCGCCGACCCGTGGGGCAGCGGGCGCGTCGACTGGCTCTGGGCCTTTCTCGGCACGCTGGCCGCGCTCGGCGCGATCCTGATCAAGGCCGAGACCGACCTCGTCGGCGTCGCCCGGCACCAGGGCGGTCTGCCGCCGGTCAAGGAGTCGGCGTCCGAACCGCGCTCCTCCGGGATGGCGCTGGCCCGCCGGGCGGCCTCGGCGCTCCAGTTCCACCGGCTGATCCTCGGCATCGAGGCGTCTGTGCTGATCCTGGTCCTGGCGGTCGTCGACCAGATGCGCGGCGACCTGTTCTTCACCCGGCTCGGTGTGGCCGTGCTGGCCGGCGTCGCGCTGCTCCAGACCCTGCTGCACCTGGTGTCCATCCTCGCGTCGAGCAGGCTGAAGTGAGCGCGCCCGCGAAGGTCGGCGCGGTCGTCATCACCATGGGCAACCGCCCCGACGAGCTGCGCGCCCTGCTGGACTCGATCGCCAAGCAGGACGGCGACCGGGTCGAGGTGGTCGTGGTCGGCAACGGCTCGCCCGTACCGGACGTCCCCGAGGGCGTCAGGACCGTCGAACTGCCCGAGAACCTCGGCATCCCCGGCGGCCGCAACGTCGGCATCGAGGCCTTCGGCCCCAGCGGCCGGGACGTCGACATCCTGCTGTTCCTGGACGACGACGGCCTGCTGGCCCACCACGACACGGCCGAGCTGTGCCGCCGGGCCTTCGAGGCCGACCCGAAGCTGGGCATCGTCAGCTTCCGGATCGCCGACCCGGAGACCGGGGTCACCCAGCGCCGCCACGTACCCCGGCTGCGCGCCTCCGACCCGATGCGCTCCTCCCGGGTCACCACGTTCCTCGGGGGCGCCAACGCGGTGCGCACCAAGGTCTTCGCGGAGGTGGGCGGACTCCCCGACGAGTTCTTCTACGCCCACGAGGAGACCGACCTGGCATGGCGGGCCCTCGACGCGGGCTGGATGATCGACTACCGGTCCGACATGGTGCTGTACCACCCGACGACCGCGCCCTCGCGGCACGCGGTGTACCACCGCATGGTCGCCCGCAACCGGGTCTGGCTGGCCCGGCGCAACCTTCCCGCTCCGCTGGTCCCCGTCTATCTCGGGGTCTGGCTGCTGCTCACCCTGGCGCGCCGCCCCTCGGGGTCCGCGCTGAAGGCGTGGTTCGGCGGTTTCCGGGAAGGCTGGAGCACTCCGTGCGGACCTCGTAGGCCCATGAAGTGGCGTACGGTGTGGCGGCTGACCCGACTGGGCCGGCCCCCGGTGATCTGACAAGCTCGTCCCTGAGGGCACCCCGGGCCGTACCGCGGGCCCCCCGGCTCATGCCGGCCTCGTCAAGGCTGCGCATCCCGAAGACGAAAGTTTCCTACCTGTGAGTGAGACAACGCATGACGTCGGAGTCGTGGTGACTGCGCCTCCGTCGCCCGACGAGGGCCTCACGGCGGCACAGCTGGCCGCCAAGTACGGGCTGGCCGTGAGCGGCGCCCGGCCTCCGCTGCGGGAGTACGTCCGGCAGCTCTGGGGGCGCCGGCACTTCATCATGGCGTTCTCCCGGGCGAAACTGGCCTCCCAGTACAGCCAGGCCAAGCTCGGCCAGCTGTGGCAGGTGGCCACGCCGCTGCTGAACGCGGCCGTGTACTTCATGATCTTCGGCCTGCTGCTCAATGCCGGCCGGGGGATGTCGAAGGAGGTGTACATCCCCTTCCTCGTCACGGGCGTCTTCGTGTTCACCTTCACGCAGAGCTCGGTGATGACCGGCGTACGGGCGATCTCGGGCAACCTCGGCCTGGTCCGCGCCCTGCACTTCCCGCGTGCCTCACTGCCGATCTCGTTCGCCCTGCAGCAGCTCCAGCAACTGCTGTACTCGATGCTGGTGCTGTTCCTGGTCGTGATCGGCTTCGGCAGCTACCCGGACGCCTCCTGGGCGCTGATCGTCCCGGTGCTCGTCCTCCAGTTCTGCTTCAACTCCGGCCTGGCGCTCATCTTCGCCCGGGCCGGCGCGAAGACCCCGGACCTGGCGCAGCTGATGCCGTTCGTGATGCGGACCTGGATGTACGCGTCCGGCGTGATGTTCTCCATCCCCGTCTTCCTCGCGGACAAGCCGCAGTGGGTGGCCAACATCCTGCAGTGGAACCCGGCCGCCATCTACATGGACCTGATGCGCTTCGCGCTCATCGAGGAGTACGGCGCCGAGAACCTTCCCGCGCACGTCTGGGCGGTCGCCGGCGGCTGGGCCGTCCTCGTCGCCCTCGGCGGCTTCGTGTACTTCTGGCAGGCGGAGGAGAGGTACGGCCGTGGCTGAGCCGCTGTCGGGACAACGCATCCCCACCGTCATCGCCGACGAGGTCCACATCGTCTACCGCGTCAACGGCGCCAAGTCCGGCAAGGGCAGCGCCACCGCGGCGCTCAGCCGCATCGTCAGGCGGGGCTCCGACGACTCGGCCCGCGGGGTGCGCAAGGTGCACGCCGTGCGCGGTGTCTCCTTCG
Protein-coding regions in this window:
- a CDS encoding CDP-alcohol phosphatidyltransferase family protein, with translation MSRPSVAELRPVVHPPGVKDRRSGEHWMGRLYMREVSLRVDRYLVNTRVTPNQLTYLMTVFGVLAAPALLVPGIAGAVLGVVCVQMYLLLDCVDGEIARWKKQYSLGGVYLDRVGAYLTDAAVLVGFGLRAADPWGSGRVDWLWAFLGTLAALGAILIKAETDLVGVARHQGGLPPVKESASEPRSSGMALARRAASALQFHRLILGIEASVLILVLAVVDQMRGDLFFTRLGVAVLAGVALLQTLLHLVSILASSRLK
- a CDS encoding glycosyltransferase family 2 protein, producing MSAPAKVGAVVITMGNRPDELRALLDSIAKQDGDRVEVVVVGNGSPVPDVPEGVRTVELPENLGIPGGRNVGIEAFGPSGRDVDILLFLDDDGLLAHHDTAELCRRAFEADPKLGIVSFRIADPETGVTQRRHVPRLRASDPMRSSRVTTFLGGANAVRTKVFAEVGGLPDEFFYAHEETDLAWRALDAGWMIDYRSDMVLYHPTTAPSRHAVYHRMVARNRVWLARRNLPAPLVPVYLGVWLLLTLARRPSGSALKAWFGGFREGWSTPCGPRRPMKWRTVWRLTRLGRPPVI
- a CDS encoding ABC transporter permease, whose product is MSETTHDVGVVVTAPPSPDEGLTAAQLAAKYGLAVSGARPPLREYVRQLWGRRHFIMAFSRAKLASQYSQAKLGQLWQVATPLLNAAVYFMIFGLLLNAGRGMSKEVYIPFLVTGVFVFTFTQSSVMTGVRAISGNLGLVRALHFPRASLPISFALQQLQQLLYSMLVLFLVVIGFGSYPDASWALIVPVLVLQFCFNSGLALIFARAGAKTPDLAQLMPFVMRTWMYASGVMFSIPVFLADKPQWVANILQWNPAAIYMDLMRFALIEEYGAENLPAHVWAVAGGWAVLVALGGFVYFWQAEERYGRG